The DNA region AGTATCCCCGGGAGCTTTGGGGCTATCTCCGTAGCACCAACTTGATGGAGCGGTTTATCCGGGAGGTGAGGCGTGGGACGAAGGTACGGGACCACAAGTTTCCTTCTGAGGCGGCGGTTTACAAGCTTTTGTACTTGGAGTCGGAGCGTCAGGAGACGAGGTGGGGTGAGCGGAGGTTAAGGGGGTTCGGTGAGGCTCGGGAGGCGTTGGAAAAGATGCTTGTGGAACGGTATGGCCCCCTTACACAGAGGCTTACACAAAACTCTTGACACGACCCTCCTGCAGGTTGGTGTAGACGGTGGAGAGGCTTTCCGTGTGGGCGATCATGACCGTGTAGCCGAGGTTGGGCACGTAGAGGATG from Thermus filiformis includes:
- a CDS encoding IS256 family transposase encodes the protein YPRELWGYLRSTNLMERFIREVRRGTKVRDHKFPSEAAVYKLLYLESERQETRWGERRLRGFGEAREALEKMLVERYGPLTQRLTQNS